TCTGGCCGCGTAACGGCGTAACTGATTAGCCGCTAAACCGTGTAACCGCTTATCTGCGCCGAGTCCCGGCGAAGCTCCCTGCTGAGTTCACAAGCCGGCGAAGAGCTTCTCGACCTGCTCGTTAAACACCGCGGAACGTATGGGCATGTCAATGTCGTAGAAGgggttcttcaaaatgatgtCGCTATACAATTCGTGAACCCTTTTCAAGTAGGTGTTTGCCTCTATGTTGAGGTCATCTTTGTGCAcgatgaaaattttaattcctGTCAACGTGTCGTAACATTGAATTTTGAAACCATCTCCCTCGATCGTCTCGATGCCCTTCTTCTCTAGTGACTTGAAAATGTTCCTCTTCGATTCATTTAGGGGGGAGGCATGCACGTTGATCTTCTCGGATATGGTCGAAATGCCGTGCAGCATGGAGGCCAGTCTTATCTCCTCATTACTGTTTAGCTTTATTTCGTCGCTGAAgtgctgcagggggggggaggaagcaggACGGGCGGGATGGAGGCGAGGTGGAGGCGATATGGAAGCGATATGGAAGCGAAGTGGACGCGATATCGAAGCGGCGTAACCGCGGACGGCTCACATGCAGGCGACACACTTCAGCCACTCAAACGCGTACCTTTTCGTAAACTAACGTACCATGCTGGTTGTTGACATAGAGGGAATACATTTTACAGCCGCTAATCGGGTTGGTTTAACCTTTTGCTGGGTAATCTTGGGAAGCATGaaaggaaagagaaaaaaaaaaaaaaaaaaaaggaaaaaaaaaaaggaaaaaaaaaaaggaaaaaaaaaaactacactGCACTGCACTGATTGTTCCTCTGGGGTGCAGCTTCCCCTACTGCCTTTTCTCCTGCGTCAAAGCGGCGTGCGCGCAATTTGCAGCTGTTTGGACGTAGTCCCCTCTGTCCGCGTGACTAACTGCGACGTTTGTTCCTCTGCTTGCGTCTAcgccttttccttcctcccccGAATGCAGGTACAGGGGTGCCTATTAGCAACAATATGAGGGAACTGCGCGGAGGCGTGCAGCTGGACGTCCGTTTTTGCCCTTGACTGGCGATTTATCCACCGAGTGGAGCGGCACTTTcgaggggaggaaaaataaaataaaatgtgatgCGATGCGATGCGATGCGATGTGACGCGATGTGACGCGATGCGGTGTGGTACGGTACAGTGCGGCGCAGCGCGGTGGGGAAAATGCAGTAACGTGGAGGCACAATGATAAAACGAAATCAGCGCtacaaacaaaaagggggggagggaatcAAAACGAAGTGACAGGGCCCGACGACTGGGCGTACGACTTTCCTTTtcacacaaaaatgtgctttcagcaaaatgaaaaaaaaaaaaaaaaaaaaattcccttttttcgttaGAAGTGTATGCATTTGCATATGTCATACGGATGCGTGCGCCAatagggggaaggggggaaatatgcATATCACCTCTGTGCGAGATGGCTGGTGCGGTGCTGCGCAAGGAGGAAGGAGTACGAGGGGGGGACGTGATTATGCGAACACCCCTCCCTTTGAAATGGCGCGGGAAAAATATGGCTCTTCCTATGCGAAGCGCATTTGCGGGGGGGTGATAAATTGGGGACACTTCCCCCATCGCAATCGTCCATGCGCATTCGCGTGGAGAGGGCGTGCATTTTCAGCTGCTGCTCCCCACTGCGATACGCATTTCTGCACGGCGTGCTTCCAAATGAACTGCCACGCGATCGCGCCGACAGAAAAGGTTGTTGGATGGTGGGCACCTGCGCGCCGGCGGTATACACATGCGGCTCCGCGGTCGCAGCACTGCGTATGCACGGCCTCCAGCGAATATGCATATTGCGCGTAAGTACGTATAAATATggtacgcatatatatatattcatattatgtatttgtatttgtatatgtatatgtttttttttttttttttttttttttcgctctgcTTTGCCAACTCTTgcgcttcctctttttcggCTCACCCCCCTCTTCTGCCTCGGTCCCCTCCCCCAAACGCGTCACCTTTGCGACAGAACGCATGGTAAGCGAATGCAAGCGGAGTCAGGCAAACATTGAAGGAGCTACCCCGCATGGGAGCGCATTTCGCCCAAGCTGATGAGTGCTCACCAGGAAGCGGCAAGAAAAGCGGCACGAAAAGCAACGCAAAAAGTAGCGCAAAAGGCAACGCAAAAAGTAGCGCAAAAGGCAACGCAAAAAGTAGCGCAAAAGGCAACGCAAAAAGTAGCGCAAAAGGCAACGCAAAAAGTAGCGCAAAAGGCAGCCCAAAAAGCAGCGCAAAAGGCAGCCCAAAAAGCAGCGCAAAAAGCACGCCGTTCGATCGCCTCCTGCGAACAACTCGAAGCGACGAGtttgtttaaaatatttaccaGGAAGAGTTCCCcgtgaagaattttttttttctttctttttttcctttccctaaCCGTAACGGAGAGTCATCCATATAGCCATAGCCGTTCGAAAATCGCCAACCATGGATGTGAAAAGTATTATCGAGGAGGTTCAGGCCATTAAGGTTTACCCACACATGATGTTCAACGCCTCCAAGCTGAGTAAGTCGTaggaggggaaggaaaaggagaggaCTTCGAAGTGGGTACCCCCCGTGGTTATAGCGCTGGGGGGGATCACTCTGCGGGGTTCTCCCCCTGAAGAGGACCCCCTTAATATGCCTCACCCCGCTTGGCAGTACCTCCCCACCGTGAAACATTTGATGccccccttctccccttccAAACGCAGAAACCCTGAGCGACTACGTGGACATCGCCTTCGGAAACAACGAGTACTTTGACAACGAAGTGATGCTGACGCTGCTGAGGCTCTTCTGTCTGTACCCCCACTGCTTCGACAAAATTGTAATCAAAAAAATCCTCGTGTGTGTACTGTATAACATAAATGAGGTAGACATGAATACCTACCTCAGCCTCATCAACCCTAACCTGTATGACGAGCACATTAGAAGCGTCGTCTATCTGTATGATTTGATTAAGGAGTGccattttataaaactgtGGAGCTGCATTAACAATAACCAAGGGATGGATAACCGAAGTTGCGACTACTCGTTTTTGGCCAATCACGATAGCTTCATCTGCAACGTTAGGAAGTATATTTTAAACTGTATTACTCTAAGCTTTGAAAATATTTCGCTTCAAAATATGGCcacttatttaaattataaagatATGAACGAGCtggaaaaatttttaaatgaaaacaaGTGGACCGTTAAGAAGGCCACGcacaaggaggaggaggtgcAAGTCTGCTCCAATGGCAACATAGAGACGATGCAGCAGAGCAAGAAAAGCATCAACGCGTATTTCAACGAGGATAACATATCCTCTTACATTAACAAGCTTAACAAttgaaggggagaagcagaagtggAAGTAGAAGCGGAAGCAGAGGGGGAGAGTAAACcattccgcttccccccatgtgAGTGCATACCAATTTGTGAACCCCCTGTTTGACTTGTCGCATGTGTAAGTTCGTCCCTATtcggcttttttttttttttttttttttaattttctctccctttttcgattttttaaatgtacaacttttatttttaatgtgtcattttttttttacctattGGTGATTTTCCCGGGGCGGGGAAAAAGAACGACCGTTTCCCTTCCCCCGCTGTTGCTGCAGCTCACCAtttggccgcttccccctctctCTCATCAGAAGTAATGAGCAAAGGGAGGGAGCAATGTTGGAGGAGTGCCACTGCGCGGATGtgaatatgtatatgtatgtatatatgtatatatatgtatatgtatatatgtatatatgtatatatttttttttttttttttttttttttttttttttttcttttccaaagTTGGAAATCGTGCCACGTTGAGCCGGCAGGTTCTGCCCCACCTTTATGTGCCCCTCTGCGCCGCGCGGCATGCCGGTTGAAATCGCCAGGAGGACACTTCATTGAGTTGCGGCTGGTATATTACTTAGCGGGCTTGCTCAGCAGAGCAGCGCTGCGAAAGGTAGTACAAAAggttatctttttttttgccccaccAGCTCTTCGCTTTCGACTTGAAAAGAAATCGCTTGGTGTTACCTACCCTGATGAGGGGAGGCACAATGGATCTTCTGAGGTGCTACTTTGTGGTGTGAATGCATGTAGGCTGTGTACATGTAAATGTACATGCGCATGCGTTTGGCCCGATTGGGTTCCTCCGCGGTGCATTAGGGTGGCTGCGAGTGCCGCTACTGCCGCTACTGCCGCTAGTTAGTACTGccgccgctgctgctgccaCTGCTACTGCCGCGACTACCGCTGCTGATACTACCACCGCTGATACTACCACCGCTGATACTACCACCGCTGATACTACCACCGCTGATACTACCACCGCGCGTCGCCCTTTCCCCATGGTGCCAATCGCATGCCTTgagccccccctttttttttctttttaaaaaaatgccgctCCGCTTTtagcccccttttttacgccACGATTTAAAATTTCGCATCGGCTTCTCCCCagtagaatttttttttttttttttttttatttttgaaaagctGTTTACGCCCGCGCGCTCATCGAGTGTGTAATTTTAGCCtcgcccatttttgcttGTTGTTCCTACCGCGCagttttgttccccttttccagGGAAGCCGCAACGTTTTTCTACATCCGTTTCGAGTCATCGCTGACCACCTCGCGTAGCGCTTTACCTTTCCAAGTCACCTCGCTGGTTAACCCCCCAACGAGCATTCACGTTAACGTTCGCATTTGCATTTGCAGTAACATTTGCGGTAACATTTGCGGTAACATTTGCGGTAACATTTGCGGTAACATTTGCGGTAACATTTGCGGTAACATTTGCGGTAACATTAACATTTGCAGTAGCATTCAGATTAACACTCGCATTAACATTAACATTAACACTAAGATTAACCTTCGCCTTCACATTCGCCTTCACATTCGCGCTAACATTCGCGCTAACATTCGCGTCATCACCCCCGTTCGCATCCATACCAGTGTGGTCCCCCGCGTGCTCATCAGAACCACACGCGAGCCCATCGTAGCCATCCCCGCGCCCCCACCCTGCCGTAGCtggtttcccttttttttttgcaactcccCATCTGCACGCACCAGGAAAAATACCTACGTGCCCTCTTGGTGCGCCCTCCTGCCCCTCTGCTAAACACACATCTCTCAGACTGGCTGCTTCGAATGGGCCATTCACGCGACAGCGCCTTCCACACGGTGAGCATTCATGACCCCCTTGGGACTAATTTGCCAGTGCCGCTTGTGTACACGTCTACATGTGGGATGTCTCCCCATCACCACTACCTCTTCTGCGCAATCTGTTCTATTTTGCCATCTGTTAatctaccttttttttgccattttttttccccttttttgccatttttttccccttttttgccatttttttccccttttttgccattttttttcccctttttttaccatccTTTTGCGTCATGTGCCTTGCCCCTTCAGTTTGGGAGCTCACCGGATGGAGAACAGAGACAATTTGGTCCACTGCATATATCAACACCTCGAGTGATGTGCCGCACCTGTTCCATCCTCCCGTGGGCGTCTTGCACGTTTCCAGAAATGTGACCCAAGGTTCGACCCGGAGTGTCTCCAAGCCGGCAAGCAATCCATTTGCACACGTGAGGAGACACATCCGAGGAGGCCACCTTCCAGTGCCTGAACAGCGGGGGAGGCGACAAAGGGAAAGAAGtagtagaaaagaaggagtagaaaagaaggagtagaaaagaaggagtagaaaagaaggagtagaaaagaaggagtagaaaagaaggagtagaaaagaaggagtagaaaagaaggagtagaaaagaaggagtagaaaagaaggagtagaaaagaaggagtagaaaagaaggagtagaaaagaaggagtagaaaagaaggagtagaaaagaaggagtagaaaagaaggagtagaaaagaaggagtagaaaagaagcagaaataTAGTAGAAGTAGGCGTAGAGGAGACGCAGAAACAGAGTAGGCGTAGACGTCCAAATAGAGTAAACGTAAAGGTAGACGTTGACGTTGACGCTGACGCTGCGCACAAATTGGCAGCGCCTTCCCACCGCGAGACTACCAAATGAACGGTGAGGAGGACAGGCAGCCCAACAACAGGTTGCAAGAAAGTATCCCAGAGGGGTACCACCACCAGCCTGTGCGAAGACCCAATGAACCCCATTTTGGCGCACCCGAGAGAGGGCCCTCAAACGTCCCCTGCGAAGGTATAACCGGACCCCTTCCAACATACTACCATCAGGAAAATGATGGGATGTACTTGAGGCAAGAAACGTTGCTTGCTAGATGGGGGGGGCATTATCACCGGGATTCTTTCAACGATGAACAGTCGTGGGGCAGTCACCGAATTGGAGAGACCCCAAGTGAGCAcctcgggggggggcaccacCTACCCAGCAACAGTGCCGTAGCAGAATTACCCTATAGAGATGCTCACAATGCCGCCATTTTTAATAGCTTCGTGAGGGTCCCCCTTAACGTAGACCACGTTGCAATGAGCAGAGCGCTTCCCCGTGGTGCCAGCATGCAAATGAACAGTTGGAGCTATCACCCTAGTCAGAGCAACCAGCATATGGTTCGGGCGGACCATCACCCGTATGCAGGCATCGCTGCGTCTgtggcttcttcctccgcgGCTAACTCGTCCGGGGGGTTTCCCACCGGGTACGACCCGCGAGCGGTGGGTGGTGTACACCCCTCTGTGGGATTCCAACAAGGGTATGCCGCCCAGCAGGGGTACACCACCCAGCAGGGGTACCCCCCCCGTGTTGATAACCCAACCGGCGCCCGAGAGAGCTACTGCGCCCTGCCAGGGAACCACCCCTATGGGGCGGAACAGTTTTCAAGCTATAGTGACCGTCGCAGAGGGAGCTTTGGCCAGTACGGGAGTACCAGTGGGGGGGAGCACCCCCTGCGGGAGGCAGTCAACAGGCAGAGGTACCAACCCGGTGGAGGTGGTGTGCTGGCCCGAAGTGCGGAATTGCGTTATGGGGCCTGCGCCGATGAGGGGGATTATCCCCCCTATGGAGTGAGCATGTACCAGGGGGGCGAGCGCGGTAACCGAGGCCGCCGTTCCCATGGCGGTCACTCCGCCGCCAACCGCTTCCAGAAGGCCCGCCCGGCAGCAGCCAGTGAAGGGAAAAGCCGCCCAGGGAGAGGCGGTCCGGGGAAAGGCGGTCCGGGGAAAGGCGACCCAGAGAAAGGCGGCCCGGGGAAAACCCCGCCT
Above is a window of Plasmodium vivax chromosome 8, whole genome shotgun sequence DNA encoding:
- a CDS encoding sybindin domain containing protein (encoded by transcript PVX_119640A), with amino-acid sequence MYSLYVNNQHGTLVYEKHFSDEIKLNSNEEIRLASMLHGISTISEKINVHASPLNESKRNIFKSLEKKGIETIEGDGFKIQCYDTLTGIKIFIVHKDDLNIEANTYLKRVHELYSDIILKNPFYDIDMPIRSAVFNEQVEKLFAGL
- a CDS encoding eukaryotic translation initiation factor 3 subunit 11, putative (encoded by transcript PVX_119635A), with the translated sequence MDVKSIIEEVQAIKVYPHMMFNASKLKTLSDYVDIAFGNNEYFDNEVMLTLLRLFCLYPHCFDKIVIKKILVCVLYNINEVDMNTYLSLINPNLYDEHIRSVVYLYDLIKECHFIKLWSCINNNQGMDNRSCDYSFLANHDSFICNVRKYILNCITLSFENISLQNMATYLNYKDMNELEKFLNENKWTVKKATHKEEEVQVCSNGNIETMQQSKKSINAYFNEDNISSYINKLNN